Part of the Deltaproteobacteria bacterium genome is shown below.
CGCACGATCTCGATACCGCCCTCGATACGACGCAGGTAGAGCACGTGGCGTTCGCATCGCCAGCGCAGGAGCTGTGGCCGCTGCGGAACAGGACGGGCGTGCTTCAGGTTGCTCGGAAGGATCTGCTCACACGTGCGTTCCAGAAAGTCGAGGTATTTGGCGCACTGCGTGACGCCCCCGTGGGCACGCGTGTACTCGGCG
Proteins encoded:
- a CDS encoding type II toxin-antitoxin system RelE/ParE family toxin, with translation MSTRVHYTKDAERDLDAIAEYTRAHGGVTQCAKYLDFLERTCEQILPSNLKHARPVPQRPQLLRWRCERHVLYLRRIEGGIEIVRILHERMLPEKHL